The Winogradskyella schleiferi genome has a window encoding:
- a CDS encoding TlpA family protein disulfide reductase translates to MSKPNKNRKIIFNIIIIVMIVALFFPQTRRTIQIGLHKGLSYVNQSSLIDLEDRKSVSYADWKLKSDRDDTILKFEDSKGKVVFINFWATWCPPCIAEMPSLQELYNDYNDKVVFLFVTKDGFETVEKFKTKRGFNFEVFKPISKTPSELVTSSIPRTFIINKEGKIVVDESGAVDWNSMKVRQQLDNLLSE, encoded by the coding sequence ATGAGCAAACCGAACAAGAATAGAAAGATAATATTCAATATCATTATTATTGTGATGATAGTGGCCTTGTTTTTTCCTCAAACTAGGCGAACTATTCAAATAGGGTTGCATAAAGGCTTGAGTTATGTGAATCAATCATCACTAATCGATTTAGAAGATAGAAAATCTGTAAGTTATGCAGATTGGAAATTAAAATCGGATAGGGATGATACGATTTTAAAATTTGAAGATTCCAAAGGAAAAGTGGTGTTTATTAATTTTTGGGCAACATGGTGTCCTCCTTGTATTGCTGAAATGCCCAGTCTTCAGGAATTGTACAACGACTATAATGATAAAGTCGTATTTCTTTTTGTCACCAAAGATGGTTTTGAAACCGTTGAGAAATTTAAAACTAAAAGAGGATTTAATTTTGAAGTTTTTAAACCCATATCCAAAACGCCAAGTGAATTAGTAACAAGTTCTATTCCCCGAACTTTTATTATAAATAAAGAAGGTAAAATTGTGGTTGACGAATCTGGTGCTGTGGACTGGAACAGTATGAAAGTCAGACAGCAATTAGATAATTTACTTTCCGAATAA
- a CDS encoding phytoene/squalene synthase family protein — translation MKSIFDNVSRECSKAVTNAYSTSFSLATKMLSDSIRQDIYNIYGFVRFADEIVDTFHDYDKKKLFNNFENDLEAALEDKISLNPILNAFQDTYHNYGIDKHLVDSFMNSMRLDLHKTDYLTEQEYKAYIYGSADVVGLMCLKVFVKGDNEKYEDLKDSAMSLGSAFQKVNFLRDLKADFEDLSRTYFPNTDLNQLDEKSKKAIIDDIEADFEKGLHGIKRLPIEAKFGVFMAYRYYSKLLDKLKRTPALQIKSTRIRVPNYRKIELLTRSYVKYQLNLL, via the coding sequence ATGAAATCAATTTTCGACAACGTATCCCGAGAATGTAGTAAGGCAGTTACCAACGCTTACAGTACCTCATTCTCTCTAGCTACCAAAATGCTATCCGACAGCATTAGACAAGATATTTACAATATTTATGGTTTTGTAAGATTTGCCGATGAAATCGTGGATACATTCCATGATTATGATAAAAAAAAGCTTTTCAATAATTTTGAAAATGACCTTGAAGCTGCATTAGAAGATAAGATAAGTTTAAATCCTATTTTAAATGCTTTTCAAGACACCTACCACAATTATGGGATCGATAAGCATTTAGTAGATTCATTTATGAACAGTATGCGTTTGGATCTTCACAAAACAGATTATCTGACTGAACAAGAATATAAAGCCTATATTTATGGCTCTGCGGACGTTGTTGGACTTATGTGCCTCAAGGTTTTTGTAAAAGGCGATAATGAGAAATATGAAGATTTAAAAGATTCTGCGATGAGTTTGGGGTCCGCTTTTCAGAAAGTCAATTTCTTGCGCGATTTAAAAGCGGACTTTGAAGACCTTAGTCGAACTTATTTTCCGAATACGGATTTAAATCAATTAGACGAAAAATCGAAAAAAGCCATTATAGACGATATTGAAGCCGATTTCGAAAAAGGATTGCATGGTATCAAACGCTTACCTATTGAAGCTAAATTTGGGGTTTTTATGGCCTATCGCTATTATAGCAAATTATTGGACAAGCTTAAAAGGACACCTGCCTTGCAAATTAAATCGACTAGAATCAGGGTTCCTAATTACAGAAAAATAGAGTTATTAACTCGCAGTTATGTGAAATATCAATTAAATTTACTATAA
- a CDS encoding aconitate hydratase: MAFDIDMIKKVYANMTEHVDAAREIVGKPLTLSEKILYAHLWDGKPNKAFTRGKDYVDFAPDRVACQDATAQMALLQFMQAGKPKVAVPTTVHCDHLIQAKDGAATDLKHANSTSSEVFDFLESVSNKYGIGFWKPGAGIIHQVVLENYAFPGGMMIGTDSHTVNAGGLGMVAIGVGGADAVDVMAGMAWELKFPKLIGVKLTGTLSGWTAPKDVILKVAEILTVKGGTGAIVEYFGPGATSMSCTGKGTICNMGAEIGATTSTFGYDDSMERYLKATDRADVAEAANNIREYLTADEEVYANPEQYFDQVIEINLSELGPLLNGPFTPDLSTEVGSAMTEKAKSNDWPIQVEWGLIGSCTNSSYEDLSRASSIAQQALDKGLKMKSELGINPGSEQVRFTADRDGILGIFEKLDAKIFTNACGPCIGQWARYSDPKNAPKNSIVHSFNRNFAKRADGNPNTHAFVASPEITAAIAIAGRLDFNPLTDKLINENGEEVMFEEPTGWELPPKGFEVKDNGYLAPVADGSGLEVTVSADSERLQLLTPFEPIGNEIKGAKLLIKAYGKCTTDHISMAGPWLRFRGHLDNISNNCLIGAVNAFGKKTNFVKNQLTGEFGGVPDTARAYKAEGIPSIVVGDHNYGEGSSREHAAMEPRHLGVVAVIVKSFARIHETNLKKQGMLGLTFDNEADYDLIQEDDTFNFTDLNEFAPDKPLHVEVVHADGSKDTIALNHTYNQAQIDWYNEGSALNLIKKQNKA, encoded by the coding sequence ATGGCTTTTGACATTGATATGATAAAAAAGGTTTACGCTAACATGACAGAGCACGTTGATGCTGCTCGAGAAATTGTAGGTAAACCATTAACACTTTCGGAAAAAATATTATACGCTCATTTATGGGACGGAAAACCTAATAAAGCTTTTACGAGAGGAAAGGATTATGTAGATTTTGCACCAGACCGTGTGGCATGTCAAGATGCAACCGCGCAAATGGCATTGTTGCAATTTATGCAAGCTGGTAAGCCAAAAGTGGCTGTTCCAACAACGGTGCATTGTGATCACTTAATTCAAGCTAAAGATGGTGCTGCAACAGATTTAAAGCACGCTAACAGCACAAGTAGTGAGGTGTTTGATTTCTTGGAATCAGTGTCTAATAAATATGGTATCGGGTTTTGGAAGCCTGGTGCTGGAATTATACATCAAGTGGTTTTGGAAAATTATGCGTTTCCAGGAGGTATGATGATCGGTACGGATTCACATACCGTTAATGCTGGTGGATTAGGAATGGTAGCCATTGGAGTAGGTGGAGCAGATGCCGTAGATGTTATGGCAGGAATGGCTTGGGAACTTAAATTCCCGAAATTAATTGGGGTGAAATTAACAGGTACATTATCTGGTTGGACTGCACCAAAAGACGTGATTTTGAAAGTCGCTGAAATTTTGACCGTAAAAGGCGGAACGGGAGCTATTGTAGAATATTTTGGTCCTGGAGCGACATCTATGTCTTGTACAGGAAAAGGAACCATTTGTAATATGGGTGCCGAAATTGGTGCTACCACTTCTACTTTTGGTTATGACGATTCCATGGAGCGTTACTTAAAAGCTACAGATAGAGCTGACGTTGCGGAAGCAGCTAATAATATAAGAGAATACTTAACTGCAGATGAAGAGGTTTATGCCAACCCTGAACAATATTTTGATCAGGTTATTGAAATCAATCTTTCTGAATTAGGACCTTTATTGAACGGCCCTTTTACGCCAGATTTATCAACGGAAGTTGGATCTGCAATGACAGAGAAAGCTAAGTCTAACGATTGGCCAATTCAAGTAGAATGGGGATTAATTGGTTCTTGTACCAATTCATCTTATGAAGATTTGTCAAGAGCGTCTTCGATTGCACAACAAGCTTTGGATAAAGGTCTAAAGATGAAGTCTGAATTGGGTATCAATCCTGGTTCTGAACAAGTAAGATTTACAGCAGATAGAGATGGTATTTTAGGAATCTTTGAAAAATTGGATGCTAAAATATTCACAAACGCTTGTGGACCTTGTATAGGTCAATGGGCTAGATATAGTGATCCTAAAAATGCGCCTAAGAATAGTATTGTACACTCTTTTAACAGAAACTTTGCAAAACGTGCAGATGGAAATCCAAACACACACGCTTTTGTTGCCTCACCAGAGATTACAGCTGCTATTGCCATTGCTGGTCGTTTGGATTTTAATCCATTAACGGATAAGCTGATAAATGAAAATGGAGAAGAAGTGATGTTCGAGGAACCAACAGGATGGGAATTGCCTCCAAAAGGTTTTGAGGTTAAGGATAATGGTTATTTAGCACCTGTTGCTGATGGTAGCGGCTTAGAAGTTACGGTTAGTGCAGATTCAGAACGTTTGCAATTATTAACCCCTTTTGAACCTATCGGAAACGAAATTAAAGGCGCGAAGTTGTTAATCAAAGCTTATGGAAAATGTACAACCGACCATATTTCTATGGCTGGACCTTGGTTACGTTTTAGAGGACATTTAGATAATATTTCTAATAACTGTTTAATTGGTGCTGTTAATGCGTTTGGTAAAAAGACCAATTTTGTTAAAAATCAATTGACAGGTGAGTTTGGGGGCGTACCAGATACAGCGAGAGCTTATAAAGCTGAAGGCATACCATCTATTGTAGTTGGTGACCATAATTATGGTGAAGGATCGTCAAGAGAGCATGCTGCGATGGAACCAAGACATTTAGGTGTTGTGGCTGTGATTGTAAAGTCTTTTGCACGTATTCACGAAACCAACCTTAAAAAACAAGGGATGTTAGGTTTAACCTTCGATAATGAAGCAGATTATGATTTGATTCAAGAAGATGATACTTTCAACTTTACGGATTTAAACGAATTTGCTCCAGACAAACCATTACATGTTGAAGTAGTGCACGCAGATGGTAGCAAAGATACTATCGCGTTAAACCATACATATAACCAAGCACAAATTGATTGGTATAATGAAGGTTCTGCATTAAATTTAATTAAGAAGCAAAATAAAGCATAG
- a CDS encoding shikimate kinase: MIIVLIGYMGSGKSTIGKELATVLDYGFLDLDDYISDKENASIPEIFKKKGEIYFRKKETEYLSEVISTSENLVLALGGGTPCYGNNMDLINDKANLISIYLKLSIPLLAKRLFQERANRPLISHINSETDLLEFIGKHLFERSPYYSKSQFTLNTDHKTKQEIIESLLVHLI; the protein is encoded by the coding sequence ATGATTATAGTTTTAATAGGATATATGGGTTCTGGAAAATCAACCATTGGTAAGGAATTGGCTACAGTTCTTGACTATGGTTTTTTAGATTTAGATGATTATATTTCCGATAAGGAAAATGCTTCCATTCCTGAAATTTTTAAAAAGAAAGGGGAAATCTATTTTAGAAAAAAAGAAACCGAATATCTATCTGAAGTTATTAGTACTTCAGAAAATTTAGTACTGGCACTAGGTGGTGGAACACCTTGTTACGGAAACAATATGGATTTAATAAATGATAAGGCTAATTTAATATCGATTTACCTAAAACTTTCCATTCCACTTTTGGCTAAACGTCTATTTCAAGAACGTGCCAATAGACCTTTAATAAGTCATATAAATTCTGAAACTGATTTATTGGAATTTATTGGTAAGCATCTTTTTGAACGGTCTCCATATTATAGTAAATCGCAATTTACATTAAATACAGATCACAAAACAAAACAAGAAATTATAGAATCACTATTGGTTCACTTAATCTAA
- a CDS encoding anti-sigma factor, with product MMKKMILAVLALVIFATSCSSDDDNSSPTNSNLILNLDGLEALGNDFVYEGWIIVDGSPVSTGTFSSVDFPQTFSVNTTQLNDATTFVLSIEPAVDTDPAPAATKILAGDFSGTSATVNSNGIVGNFSAASGTYILATPTDADDTNEDSGVWFLDNTSGTPMTGLNLPTLTDGWKYEGWAVLNGTPISTGTFIDPASADENASTSIFKGDAGNGPEYPGEDYLQNAPAGMTFPTDLRGATIVISVEPSPDNSPMPFTLKPLAHEVPGNAMVHTAISMGTGPVATISGSVTRN from the coding sequence ATGATGAAAAAAATGATTTTAGCAGTTTTGGCATTGGTAATTTTTGCCACTTCATGCAGTAGTGATGATGACAATAGTAGTCCTACAAATTCAAATTTAATCCTTAATCTTGATGGTTTAGAGGCTTTGGGTAATGATTTTGTTTATGAAGGATGGATTATTGTAGATGGGTCTCCAGTATCAACTGGGACATTTAGTAGTGTGGATTTTCCACAAACTTTTTCAGTAAATACAACACAATTAAATGATGCCACTACGTTTGTGTTATCTATTGAACCAGCTGTAGATACTGATCCTGCGCCAGCTGCAACAAAAATTTTAGCTGGTGATTTTTCAGGAACTTCGGCGACAGTAAATTCAAACGGTATTGTTGGCAACTTTAGCGCTGCATCTGGAACCTATATTTTGGCAACACCTACAGATGCCGATGATACCAACGAAGATAGTGGTGTTTGGTTTTTGGACAATACTAGTGGAACTCCAATGACAGGTTTAAATTTACCAACCTTAACTGACGGTTGGAAATATGAAGGATGGGCAGTTTTGAATGGAACTCCAATTAGTACAGGAACATTTATCGATCCAGCATCCGCAGACGAGAATGCCTCAACTTCTATTTTTAAAGGTGATGCAGGAAATGGTCCTGAATATCCTGGAGAAGATTATTTACAAAATGCGCCGGCAGGAATGACGTTTCCAACCGACTTAAGAGGAGCGACGATTGTGATATCAGTGGAACCAAGTCCTGATAATAGTCCAATGCCCTTTACTTTAAAACCATTAGCACATGAGGTACCTGGAAATGCAATGGTACATACGGCGATTTCCATGGGAACGGGACCAGTTGCAACAATTTCAGGTTCGGTAACAAGAAATTAA
- a CDS encoding Crp/Fnr family transcriptional regulator, which translates to MQSLWFFDDVNLFKVLCPHKFKAYKKEHVFCAYKKKDYIYFEADSANKVYLIEKGKVKIGYYSEDGNEIVKAILSKGELFGEKAILGDEKRDEFAQSIDNSTSICPISVDTMHDLMRNNQTFSLKVYKFIGFKFKKLERRLQLLLFKDTKTRLIEFLDELCTDYGYDCDKTGDHIIKHPFTQKDIASLIGTSRPTINILLNELKEENYLDFNRKEIRILKSSA; encoded by the coding sequence ATGCAGTCACTGTGGTTCTTTGATGACGTGAATCTTTTTAAGGTTCTATGTCCGCATAAGTTTAAGGCTTATAAAAAGGAGCATGTTTTCTGTGCTTACAAAAAGAAGGACTATATATATTTTGAAGCAGACTCGGCAAATAAAGTTTATTTAATAGAAAAAGGAAAAGTCAAAATTGGCTATTACAGTGAAGATGGGAATGAAATTGTAAAAGCAATTTTATCAAAAGGAGAATTATTTGGCGAAAAAGCTATTTTAGGAGACGAAAAGCGTGATGAGTTTGCGCAATCTATAGATAATTCAACTTCCATTTGTCCGATTAGTGTAGATACTATGCACGATTTAATGCGTAATAATCAAACTTTTAGTCTCAAAGTTTATAAATTTATCGGGTTTAAGTTTAAAAAGTTGGAACGCAGATTACAATTGCTATTATTTAAAGATACCAAAACACGCCTCATCGAATTTTTAGATGAACTTTGTACAGATTACGGTTATGACTGTGATAAAACTGGAGATCATATTATAAAACATCCATTTACTCAAAAAGATATTGCTTCATTGATTGGCACTTCAAGACCAACTATAAATATTCTTCTTAACGAACTTAAAGAAGAAAATTACTTAGATTTTAACAGAAAAGAGATAAGAATCTTAAAATCATCGGCTTAA
- a CDS encoding RNA-binding S4 domain-containing protein: MRIDKYLWCVRYYKTRSIATKACKKGQVKVNGAAVKPSREVFPTDKIELRKDQIIYQLTVNDLPPNRVGAKLVDLYRVDTTPKSAFEAKELLKYSKDYYRKKGTGRPTKKDRRDIDDFYDDEE; encoded by the coding sequence ATGCGAATTGACAAATATTTATGGTGTGTACGATATTACAAAACACGCAGTATAGCCACAAAAGCGTGTAAAAAAGGACAAGTAAAAGTTAATGGTGCAGCCGTTAAGCCCTCAAGGGAAGTTTTTCCTACAGATAAAATTGAACTGAGAAAAGATCAAATCATCTATCAACTTACCGTTAACGATTTACCGCCAAATCGTGTGGGAGCCAAATTAGTAGATCTTTATAGAGTTGATACCACTCCAAAATCTGCCTTTGAAGCTAAAGAGCTTCTTAAATACAGTAAAGATTATTACAGAAAAAAAGGCACTGGAAGACCAACAAAAAAAGATAGACGCGATATTGATGATTTTTATGATGATGAAGAGTAA
- a CDS encoding methyltransferase domain-containing protein yields MNEINKIYWENRYKTNQIGWNIGYVSTPLKTYFDQLEDKSLKILIPGAGNSYEAEYLWNNGFLNIYVLDIAQQPLDNLKTRVPDFPESQLLHADFFELSDTYDLIIEQTFFCALNPNLRQSYVEQMYHLLKPKGKLVGLFFNFELTEDGPPFGGSLAEYQSRFESKFNIKVLEPSINSIKERQGKELFFIFESI; encoded by the coding sequence ATGAATGAAATCAACAAGATCTATTGGGAGAACCGCTATAAAACTAACCAAATTGGTTGGAATATTGGTTATGTCTCAACACCACTTAAAACATATTTTGACCAATTAGAAGATAAGTCGTTAAAAATATTAATTCCTGGTGCAGGCAATAGTTATGAAGCCGAATACTTATGGAACAATGGTTTTTTGAACATTTATGTGTTGGATATTGCACAACAACCGTTGGATAATTTAAAAACCCGTGTACCAGATTTTCCTGAATCACAACTTTTACATGCTGATTTTTTTGAACTTAGCGATACTTATGATCTCATTATTGAGCAAACCTTCTTCTGTGCATTAAATCCCAATTTAAGACAAAGTTATGTAGAGCAAATGTACCATTTATTAAAACCTAAAGGGAAGCTTGTTGGTTTGTTCTTTAATTTTGAATTAACTGAGGATGGACCACCATTTGGAGGAAGTCTCGCTGAATATCAATCGCGTTTTGAATCTAAGTTCAACATAAAAGTTTTAGAACCTTCAATAAATTCCATAAAAGAAAGACAAGGTAAAGAACTGTTTTTTATCTTTGAAAGCATATGA
- a CDS encoding phosphoribosyltransferase family protein, translating into MALTKNTILSHKEIEHKIKRIAYQIYESNVDETELIIAGIENNGFLLAKKIKSNLDKISSIESTLCKVTINKSEPTKPIKTSISKEDYTNKSIVLIDDVLNSGSTLIYGIKHFLDVPLKQFKTAVLVNRNHKKYPVKADFKGISLSTSLFEHVHVNLTKQPYEAYLD; encoded by the coding sequence ATGGCATTAACGAAGAACACCATTTTAAGTCATAAAGAAATTGAGCATAAAATAAAACGTATAGCTTACCAAATATATGAAAGTAATGTTGATGAAACAGAACTTATAATTGCTGGTATTGAGAACAATGGCTTTTTATTAGCGAAAAAAATCAAGTCGAATTTAGATAAAATTTCCAGTATAGAATCTACATTGTGTAAAGTAACCATAAACAAATCTGAACCAACAAAACCTATTAAAACATCCATTAGCAAAGAAGATTACACCAATAAATCCATTGTATTGATTGACGATGTTCTAAACTCTGGCAGCACATTAATTTATGGTATCAAGCATTTTTTGGATGTACCACTTAAACAATTTAAAACGGCAGTATTGGTTAATCGCAACCATAAAAAATATCCTGTAAAGGCAGACTTTAAAGGTATTTCGCTTTCCACATCATTGTTTGAGCATGTACACGTTAATTTAACCAAGCAACCTTATGAAGCTTATTTAGATTAA
- a CDS encoding MerR family transcriptional regulator, translated as MNNIKNQFSIKDLENLTGIKAHTIRIWEKRYNLLEPKRTETNIRYYDLKSFQKLLNVSYLNNNGYKISKIAKIKEDEIPQLVREIAAESNLESHAINAFKLSMLNFDQALFYKTYNSLLKEKEFNIVFYEIFIPFLNEIGLLWQTDTITPAHEHFITTLIRQKILINTEEIQSKQTNKSTKTFVLYLPDNEIHELGLMFINHQLVNKGYHSIFLGQSVPIKSLVELQNYYDEIIYISYFTVKPEKENVLDYLDEFNDIVMKKPNTKFWILGQILNAVDIEQLPQNMKTFNSIQNLMEEL; from the coding sequence ATGAACAATATCAAAAATCAATTTAGTATAAAAGATCTCGAAAATCTTACAGGAATTAAAGCGCACACTATAAGAATTTGGGAAAAACGGTACAATCTCTTAGAACCTAAACGTACCGAAACTAATATAAGATACTATGATTTAAAGAGTTTCCAAAAGTTGCTCAATGTGAGTTACCTTAACAACAACGGCTATAAAATTTCGAAAATTGCTAAAATAAAGGAAGATGAAATCCCTCAATTAGTAAGAGAAATAGCGGCTGAATCCAATTTAGAAAGTCACGCCATAAATGCCTTCAAACTATCAATGCTAAACTTTGATCAAGCGTTATTCTACAAAACCTACAATTCACTTCTCAAAGAAAAAGAGTTTAATATAGTTTTTTATGAAATATTTATTCCTTTTCTAAATGAAATTGGTCTCTTATGGCAAACGGACACTATAACTCCTGCTCACGAGCATTTTATTACCACACTTATTCGTCAGAAAATATTAATAAATACTGAAGAAATTCAGTCAAAGCAAACAAACAAGTCAACCAAAACTTTTGTATTGTATTTACCTGATAACGAAATTCACGAACTGGGTTTAATGTTCATAAACCATCAGCTCGTAAATAAAGGTTACCATTCCATTTTTTTGGGTCAAAGTGTTCCAATTAAGAGTTTGGTTGAACTCCAAAATTACTATGATGAAATTATTTACATCTCTTATTTTACAGTAAAACCTGAAAAAGAAAATGTTTTAGACTATCTTGATGAATTCAATGATATAGTGATGAAAAAACCAAACACAAAATTTTGGATTCTTGGACAAATACTTAACGCTGTAGATATCGAACAATTACCTCAAAACATGAAAACCTTTAATTCCATTCAAAACCTGATGGAAGAACTTTAA
- a CDS encoding sterol desaturase family protein — MQTIFWILIFFGTFFIMEFNAWFTHKYIMHGFLWSLHKDHHHKDHDSWFERNDAFFIFYAVVSMTCFYLWGYENIWYTLPIGLGILAYGMAYFVVHDIFIHQRFKWLRNIDNKYARGLRRAHKIHHKHLGKDKGENFGMLIVPFKYFK, encoded by the coding sequence ATGCAAACCATATTTTGGATATTGATCTTTTTTGGCACCTTCTTTATCATGGAATTTAACGCCTGGTTTACTCATAAATATATTATGCATGGGTTTTTGTGGAGCTTACACAAAGATCATCATCATAAAGACCACGATAGTTGGTTTGAACGTAATGATGCGTTCTTTATTTTTTACGCCGTTGTTAGTATGACCTGTTTCTATCTTTGGGGATACGAAAATATTTGGTACACCTTACCTATCGGTCTCGGTATTTTAGCTTATGGCATGGCTTATTTTGTGGTTCATGATATATTTATACATCAACGCTTCAAATGGCTACGGAATATAGATAACAAATACGCAAGAGGATTGAGACGTGCTCACAAAATTCATCATAAACACTTGGGAAAAGACAAAGGAGAAAACTTTGGGATGCTTATTGTACCTTTTAAATATTTTAAATAG